Within the Fibrobacter sp. genome, the region ATTTTCAGAGAGAATTTCTGCACCATTGTATGACTTCTTTCAGTTTCAGACTTCCTCCGAAAATGTCAAGCGCACTTCCAATTGTAAAATCCACCCTGCTATTCCCATGCGCCTTGATCTTTTCCAGATCATCAAGAGAGTTTATTCCTCCTGCATAGGTTGACGTAACAGGACATTCCTTTGACAAGAGTTCAATCAGCCGCAGGTCGATTCCTGCACGTTTCCCCTCAACATCGGCTGCGTGTATCAGAAATTCATCACAGTACCCGGCAAGCTTTACAAAATTCTCCTCCCCCAGAGTAACCTGGGTATACTTCTGCCACCGGTCAGTAACCACATAGTAGGAACCGTCTTTCCACTTGCAGCTAAGATCCAGCACCAGCCTGTTCCTGCCGACAAGCCTGGAAATTTCGGATAGCCTGTCCCAGTGCAGAGTCCCGTCATTGAAAACAAAGGATGTAACGATGACATGTGAAGCGCCGGCATCCAGAAAAGAAAATGCATTCCGGGGATTAATTCCCCCTCCGATCTGCAATCCCCCTCTATAGGCCCGCAAGGCATTGAGTGCACTGGCCTCATTACCCGGCCCAAGCATTATCACATGCCCTCCGGGGAGATTTTCCTTTTTGTAGACTTCGGCAAAATATGATGATGGAATATCAGTTTCAAAATTAGTAACCACACTTCTGCCATCATCACTCAGCGTACTGCCCACAATCTGTTTAACTTTTCCCTGATACAGGTCAATACAGGGTCTGAATCTCATTTTCTGCTCCAGAATTTCAATACACAGGATTTCTTGCTAAACCAGGCAACCGCACCCGGACACAGGCAAATCCAAGTATAGAAAAATGGGAGATTACAACATGAAAGGCAAAGATGTTTTAACTGGTTCTGAAAAGACATGAGGGGAATTGGCCAAAGCTAAAGTTCAATCAGATTGCAACTGGCATCTGTTTGACTGGGGCCTTCTCAGAACACATATTAAATATTAACGCACCTATTCACTACAAAAGGAGTCTCTCCATGCGTATAAGATCATTTATTGGCATCTTTGTATCAGTTGGATTAATCGGTTGCGGAGGATCAGACGCTGTTAAAGAGGTTGTAGAGCAAGCATATCCGGATGGATCGAAGAAAAAGGTTTCGTATTACAAGGGAAAGCACATTGTCAGGACTGCGTTTTTCTTTGAGGACGGTAAACTGAAATCCGATCAGTACTTCAAGCTTGGCCAGCCGGACAGTTGTCAGATTATTTACAATCAGGACGGCAGCAAGTACAGTGAAAAATGGTTCAAGGCCGGCAAGCAGGACGGTCCTGACAAGGAATGGTATGAAAACGGTCAGGTGAAGAGTGAAGCTACATATGTAAATGGTTTAGCTCAAGGGAAAGTAACCACTTACTTCAAAGATGGGAAAATAGAAACAGAATGCACATACAAAGATGGACAAAAGCATGGAGAAGAGATAAAATACTTTCCTTCCGGCAATAAAAAACACCTAAAGACCTATGCAAATGGTGATGCTTCAGGTATCGAGCAGGAGTGGTACGAAAACGGGAAGCTGAAGATGGAGCAGACCTGGGCAAACAATGTCCTCAATGGACCCTACACCACATACTTTAAAAACGGGAAGAAAGAGGAAGAAGGCTTCTACAAAGATGGAGCCTATGAGGGACTAAGGAAAATGTATAATGATAAAGGAAAAAAATTGTCTGAAGCCAAATTTGAGAAAGGTATTCTAGTAGACGGAACAGCTTACTGAAAAATACTCCACAAGAAACCAATCGCTCCTCCCTGGTCCGGGGATCCGGACCAGGGAGGAGTTTTTTTAAGCCATTTACTCGACCCACAGTTCTTTACTAACCAGAGATCTGAATTTGTCCAGTATCCCTTCCTGTACCACCCAGTTATCATATTGCCCCTCTCCGATATTGTTACACATGATGGCAAAGGAGTAGGTTTTTCCGGAAAGAAAAATGTAGCCGGCCAGGGTATGGACCTTATAAGAATTGAGAGTCCCTGTCTTTGCCCTGACCACTCCTTTAAGCTTTGAATTTCTGAACCTGTTCTTAAGCGTGCCATCAACACCGGCAATGCTTAAAGCACTGACATACTCGGGTGACCAGGCCTTCTGTTTATTGACATAAGACAAGAGTTCCACCACCTGATTCGGACTGAACCTGTTCAGATTACCCATACCTGAGCCGTTGTGAATCAGCAGTTTGCCGGGCAGATTGCATCTCTGCCACCAGGAGAGCAACTCTTCGGTTCCCTTCTCCCAGGAACCCTGACCATTTTTCGAAGCGGCTATGGTTTTCAGAACCATCTCTGCGGCGAAATTACTCGAATACTTGAACATGTGGTTAACAAATACAGAAAGAGGCTCAGATGTAAACTCGTAGAAAGGTTTTGCTGATGCTATATTCGATGGGACCTTTCCGTTTACCATTTTCCCGTTGATAACGATTCCATGTTCACTGAAAAGACTCATGAGCGCACCGCCGAAAGCCTGCCAGGTCTGCCAGATCTTCCGGTAGGTGTACTTCGGCTTGTCATTCAGACTCATGCTTCCGTTTACGATTATGTCAGTTCCTCCCGCAGCGGGGACTGTCCTGATGTCAAGTGAGGAGTTTTTTATCGCGGCTGTTTTTGCTGAGGAAACCACTTTTATTCCCTGGATTCTAGGAAACACGTCCACATGCACAGGTGAACCGGCGGCGTTACCGGATCTGTGGTGAATTGCCAGAGAACTGAAACTGGGGCTAAGCGCACTTATGAGCGGCTGATATGCCCTGCTGGAGCTGTCTTCATCAAAACCAGGCCCCACTGTAACCGAATCAAAATAGGAATCATCCAGAACAAGATTCCCGCTTACCTTCCTTACACCAAGATGATAGAGGTGCTGAACAAAGAGCCAGAGACGTTCAGCTGAAAAACCAGGATCACCACCGCCACGGATGTAGAGATTACCATTTATAATACCACTGTCTCTGTTAAAAACCCCGTCGATATACACTTCGGTTTTAAAATAGAATTCAATTCCCAGAATATCGAACGCAGCAGCTCCAGTAAAAAGCTTTGAAACCGATGCTGGATTGTACAT harbors:
- the hisA gene encoding phosphoribosylformimino-5-aminoimidazole carboxamide ribotide isomerase, which gives rise to MRFRPCIDLYQGKVKQIVGSTLSDDGRSVVTNFETDIPSSYFAEVYKKENLPGGHVIMLGPGNEASALNALRAYRGGLQIGGGINPRNAFSFLDAGASHVIVTSFVFNDGTLHWDRLSEISRLVGRNRLVLDLSCKWKDGSYYVVTDRWQKYTQVTLGEENFVKLAGYCDEFLIHAADVEGKRAGIDLRLIELLSKECPVTSTYAGGINSLDDLEKIKAHGNSRVDFTIGSALDIFGGSLKLKEVIQWCRNSL
- a CDS encoding toxin-antitoxin system YwqK family antitoxin, with product MRIRSFIGIFVSVGLIGCGGSDAVKEVVEQAYPDGSKKKVSYYKGKHIVRTAFFFEDGKLKSDQYFKLGQPDSCQIIYNQDGSKYSEKWFKAGKQDGPDKEWYENGQVKSEATYVNGLAQGKVTTYFKDGKIETECTYKDGQKHGEEIKYFPSGNKKHLKTYANGDASGIEQEWYENGKLKMEQTWANNVLNGPYTTYFKNGKKEEEGFYKDGAYEGLRKMYNDKGKKLSEAKFEKGILVDGTAY
- the dacB gene encoding D-alanyl-D-alanine carboxypeptidase/D-alanyl-D-alanine-endopeptidase, encoding MRGIAAMIFPFVFLCAVSSYSNDSVQSGIEKYLLSKKYSGKGIGVVIKDLDRDSVMVSINGDEMYNPASVSKLFTGAAAFDILGIEFYFKTEVYIDGVFNRDSGIINGNLYIRGGGDPGFSAERLWLFVQHLYHLGVRKVSGNLVLDDSYFDSVTVGPGFDEDSSSRAYQPLISALSPSFSSLAIHHRSGNAAGSPVHVDVFPRIQGIKVVSSAKTAAIKNSSLDIRTVPAAGGTDIIVNGSMSLNDKPKYTYRKIWQTWQAFGGALMSLFSEHGIVINGKMVNGKVPSNIASAKPFYEFTSEPLSVFVNHMFKYSSNFAAEMVLKTIAASKNGQGSWEKGTEELLSWWQRCNLPGKLLIHNGSGMGNLNRFSPNQVVELLSYVNKQKAWSPEYVSALSIAGVDGTLKNRFRNSKLKGVVRAKTGTLNSYKVHTLAGYIFLSGKTYSFAIMCNNIGEGQYDNWVVQEGILDKFRSLVSKELWVE